In one Caloranaerobacter sp. TR13 genomic region, the following are encoded:
- a CDS encoding GNAT family N-acetyltransferase, with protein sequence MISLRKATEKDKESILGISKTIWDGDDYIPLVVDDWIADKEGEFTVAEIDGKVKGFAKFTVLRPGEYWLEGIRVDSKSRGMGIGKEITKYYIDKAKKKGYKSLALSTYIENYESIKIIEKFGFKKTTAFRFFYKSGEIDLNLSNVKHFEKATEVEEVKYILNSNEIKASNGYLSFDWTFMKATEELLEELINEGSIYVLKEGQNINSTIILSNKKAKGKGLSISYLGGKGYYLDGINFAFSKYLEGGYDWLSFMCPDIQEIKESAYKAGFETFENYQVDVFVYEYV encoded by the coding sequence ATGATTAGTCTTAGAAAAGCAACAGAAAAAGACAAGGAATCAATATTAGGCATCTCAAAGACTATATGGGATGGGGATGACTATATTCCATTAGTTGTAGACGATTGGATAGCTGATAAAGAAGGAGAATTTACAGTAGCAGAAATTGATGGGAAAGTAAAAGGTTTTGCTAAATTTACAGTATTAAGACCTGGAGAATATTGGCTTGAAGGGATAAGGGTTGATAGCAAATCTAGAGGAATGGGGATAGGAAAAGAAATAACCAAGTATTATATTGATAAGGCTAAGAAAAAAGGATATAAATCTTTGGCTTTATCTACTTATATAGAGAACTATGAAAGCATAAAAATTATTGAAAAGTTTGGCTTCAAAAAAACTACTGCATTTAGATTTTTTTATAAATCTGGTGAGATTGATTTAAACTTATCAAATGTAAAGCATTTTGAGAAGGCAACTGAAGTTGAAGAAGTCAAATATATTTTAAATAGTAATGAAATAAAAGCTAGCAATGGATATTTATCATTTGATTGGACATTCATGAAAGCAACAGAAGAGTTACTTGAAGAATTGATAAATGAAGGTTCAATATATGTATTAAAAGAAGGCCAAAATATTAATTCTACAATTATACTAAGCAATAAAAAGGCAAAGGGGAAAGGTCTTTCAATATCATATTTAGGTGGAAAAGGGTATTATCTAGATGGTATCAATTTTGCCTTTTCAAAATATTTAGAAGGTGGATATGATTGGCTTTCATTTATGTGTCCAGATATACAAGAAATAAAAGAATCTGCTTATAAAGCTGGTTTTGAAACTTTTGAAAATTATCAGGTAGATGTGTTTGTGTATGAATATGTTTAA
- a CDS encoding TldD/PmbA family protein, whose protein sequence is MLSKSVIEDVLLEALSTGGDFAEIFVEDKFNNSLLMIGGKIEKAVSGRDFGIGIRIFNKTNSVYAYTNNSSRENLLKVAKEAALALNGAKGDITLNLMKSDVKSIHNIVLLPSTIEKSKKIDLMKRAYFAAKNYDEVITQVTIRYLDEEQNVLIANTEGLYVEDKRVRTRTAIQTVASRNGEMQSGFYAPGAHMGFEFYEKINIEEYAKEAARIAKTMIYADYCPSGKMPVIIDNDFGGVIFHEACGHGLEATSVAKGTSIFAGKIGEKVASELVTAIDDGTIPNAWGSQNIDDEGTPTQKNILIENGILKGYMVDKLNGRRMGVKSTGSGRRQSYKYAPTSRMTNTYIANGKSTKEEIIANTEYGLYAKYMGGGSVNTSTGDFNFAVMEGYLIRNGKIEKPVRGATLIGNGLEVLKKIDMVGNNLGFGQGMCGSVSGSIPANVGQPTIRVQSMTVGGRKGE, encoded by the coding sequence ATGTTAAGTAAATCAGTAATAGAAGATGTTTTGCTTGAGGCTCTATCTACGGGTGGAGATTTTGCAGAAATATTTGTTGAAGACAAATTTAATAATAGTCTTTTAATGATAGGTGGGAAGATTGAGAAAGCAGTATCAGGACGAGATTTTGGAATAGGAATAAGGATATTTAATAAAACAAATAGTGTATATGCATATACAAACAATTCCTCAAGGGAAAATCTTTTGAAAGTAGCAAAAGAGGCAGCTTTGGCTTTAAATGGAGCAAAAGGCGATATTACTTTAAATTTGATGAAAAGCGATGTAAAAAGCATACATAACATAGTATTATTACCAAGTACCATAGAGAAATCTAAAAAAATTGATTTGATGAAAAGAGCATATTTTGCAGCAAAAAATTATGATGAAGTTATAACTCAAGTTACTATTAGATATTTAGATGAAGAGCAAAATGTTTTGATTGCTAATACTGAAGGTCTTTATGTAGAGGATAAAAGAGTAAGAACGAGAACAGCTATTCAAACTGTAGCTTCAAGAAATGGAGAAATGCAATCGGGATTTTATGCTCCTGGTGCTCATATGGGGTTTGAGTTTTATGAGAAAATAAATATTGAAGAATATGCAAAAGAAGCAGCAAGGATTGCTAAAACTATGATATATGCAGATTATTGCCCAAGTGGTAAAATGCCAGTAATTATTGATAATGATTTTGGTGGTGTAATATTCCATGAAGCTTGTGGGCATGGACTTGAAGCTACTTCTGTAGCAAAAGGAACGTCAATATTTGCAGGGAAAATAGGAGAAAAAGTTGCATCAGAACTTGTTACTGCAATAGATGATGGTACAATACCAAATGCATGGGGGTCACAAAATATAGATGATGAAGGTACTCCGACTCAGAAGAATATACTTATTGAAAATGGAATACTAAAAGGCTATATGGTTGATAAGTTGAACGGTAGAAGAATGGGAGTAAAATCAACAGGTTCTGGCAGAAGACAATCTTACAAATATGCTCCGACTTCAAGGATGACAAATACCTATATTGCTAATGGTAAATCAACTAAGGAAGAGATAATAGCTAATACAGAATATGGTTTATATGCAAAATATATGGGTGGAGGTTCAGTAAATACATCAACTGGTGATTTTAATTTTGCTGTTATGGAAGGTTATTTGATTAGAAATGGAAAAATAGAGAAACCTGTTAGAGGAGCTACATTAATCGGCAATGGTTTAGAAGTTTTGAAAAAAATAGATATGGTAGGTAATAATTTAGGATTTGGCCAGGGAATGTGCGGCTCAGTTAGTGGTAGTATTCCAGCTAATGTAGGGCAACCTACCATTAGAGTTCAATCTATGACAGTAGGCGGAAGAAAGGGTGAATAG
- a CDS encoding TldD/PmbA family protein — MDKRVLINKIFEEGRKVGLEDMEVYIQGSNNFNLRVFKGEIDEFSISKEEGLSFRCLYNGKMGYSYTEKIDETSIDMLINEAIENAKVIDSEDIEEIFVGSNTYREVNSFNDELENISAKDEIEFIKLLEKEALKLDSRVVSVPHCIFGKQSLYTMLVNTKGLDLENKSNIAYAYVNVMVKENDDVKTSSKYVISNDFSEFDYKALAKQAVDEANSMLGAESIKSDAYPIILRNDVAANILEAFSPIFSAENVQKDLSLLKGKLNKKIANEIITIVDDPFMQGGIASCSFDSEGVATKYKKVIDKGVLTTYLHNTKTAKKDGVQSTGNGFKSSFKSPVSISPTNMYIEKGNKSLDEMIKSIKKGILITNVEGLHSGLNTVSGDFSLASSGYEIVDGRINRPVNQITIAGNFYDLLNNVLEVGNDLKFALPMGNGFIGSPSLKIKELSVSGI, encoded by the coding sequence GTGGATAAAAGAGTCTTAATAAATAAAATATTTGAAGAAGGTAGAAAAGTAGGTTTAGAAGATATGGAAGTTTATATCCAAGGAAGTAATAATTTTAACTTAAGAGTATTTAAAGGCGAAATAGATGAGTTTAGTATTTCAAAAGAAGAAGGTCTTTCATTCAGATGTTTGTATAATGGTAAAATGGGATATTCTTACACGGAAAAAATAGACGAAACTTCTATAGATATGCTGATTAACGAGGCCATAGAAAATGCGAAGGTAATAGACAGTGAGGATATTGAAGAAATATTTGTGGGTTCAAATACTTATAGAGAAGTTAATAGTTTTAATGATGAATTAGAAAATATTAGTGCTAAAGATGAAATAGAATTTATAAAGTTATTGGAAAAGGAAGCTCTAAAGCTTGATAGTAGAGTTGTATCTGTACCTCATTGTATTTTTGGTAAGCAGTCTTTATACACAATGCTTGTCAATACAAAAGGACTAGATTTAGAGAATAAGTCTAATATTGCTTATGCTTATGTGAATGTAATGGTAAAAGAAAACGATGATGTTAAGACTAGCAGCAAATATGTAATTTCAAATGATTTTTCTGAATTTGATTATAAAGCATTAGCTAAGCAAGCTGTAGATGAAGCAAATTCAATGTTAGGTGCAGAGAGTATTAAATCTGATGCTTATCCAATAATATTGAGAAATGATGTTGCAGCTAATATTTTAGAGGCTTTTTCGCCTATTTTTTCAGCTGAGAATGTTCAAAAAGATTTATCTTTACTTAAAGGTAAATTAAATAAAAAGATAGCAAATGAAATTATAACAATAGTGGATGATCCATTTATGCAAGGTGGAATCGCTTCTTGCAGTTTTGATAGTGAAGGAGTCGCTACAAAATATAAAAAGGTTATAGATAAAGGTGTACTTACAACATACTTGCATAATACAAAGACTGCTAAAAAAGATGGAGTACAGTCGACAGGGAATGGCTTTAAATCTTCATTTAAATCACCTGTTTCTATATCACCAACAAATATGTATATTGAAAAAGGAAATAAAAGTCTTGATGAAATGATAAAAAGTATTAAAAAGGGTATACTTATAACCAATGTGGAAGGGCTACATTCGGGCTTAAATACTGTTTCTGGAGATTTTTCACTTGCATCATCAGGTTATGAAATAGTAGATGGAAGAATAAATAGACCTGTAAATCAGATAACAATAGCTGGTAATTTTTATGATTTATTAAATAATGTATTAGAAGTAGGCAATGATTTGAAGTTTGCATTACCTATGGGGAATGGTTTTATTGGTTCACCATCTTTAAAGATAAAGGAGCTTTCAGTTTCTGGTATATAA